One window from the genome of Nicotiana sylvestris chromosome 9, ASM39365v2, whole genome shotgun sequence encodes:
- the LOC138877551 gene encoding uncharacterized protein: MVGKECLPYLAFARDVGANTPIIDSILVLRDFPDMFPIDLLGMPLDRDIYFGIDLVPGTQPISIPPYHMAPTELKELKEHLQELLDQGFIRPSVLPWVHRFWVMVLSKIDLRSGYYQLKIWDSDILKTTFRFRYGHYRFLVMSFALTNALAAFMHMMNSVFQPYLDLKANVVVDALSRKAVSIGSLAFISVGERPLASYVQSLANQFVRLDILDPSQVLACVVSWSSLYDCIIECQHDDPYLPVLQDTVQHSDTKEGTIGDDMFRQKSYADRKVRDVAYMVGEMVFLKVSPMKGVMRFGKKGKLSPRYIGPFEVLERIGEVAYKPALPPSLLSVHLVFHVSMLRKYVGNPSHVFGHQHFQLDGDLTYDVEPVASFDRQVQKLRSKNVASMKVQWRVPGDCSGAFHGPLWCALMITGSFSLDGITGCHTT; encoded by the exons ATGGTTGGGAAGGAGTGTTTGCCATACTTGGCCTTTGCGAGAGATGTTGGTGCAAATACTCCTATTATTGATTCTATCCTGGTATTACGAGACTTTCCTGATATGTTTCCTATAGACCTATTGGGCATGCCACTCGACAGGGATatttattttggtattgacttggtgccgggcactcagcctatttctattcctccatatcatatggcaccaactGAGTTGAAGGAACTGAAGGAACATCTTCAGGAGCTTCTTGAtcaggggtttattaggcctagtgtgttgccttgggtgcaccggttct GGGTGATGGTgctttctaagattgatttgaggtctgggtattaccagttgaagatttgggactcgGATATTCTGAAGACGACATTCAGGTTCCGCTATGGTCACTATaggttccttgtgatgtcttttgcgCTAACCAACGccctagcagcattcatgcatatgatgaacagtgtatttcagccatATCTTGATTT gaaggccaatgtggtggtcgatgccttgagtagaaaggcagtgagtataggTAGCCTTGCATTTATTTCGGtaggtgagagaccacttgcatcatatgttcagtccttggccaatcagttcgtgagattagatattttggatcctagtcaggttctagcttgtgtggtttcttggtcttccttatatgattgcatcataGAGTGTCAGcatgatgatccctatttgccTGTCCTTCAGGATACAGTTCAGCACAGTGATACCAAGGAGGGCACTATTGGGGATGACATG TTTAGacaaaagagctatgctgatcggaaggttcgagatgttgcttacatggttggggagatgGTATTTCTcaaagtttcacccatgaagggtgttatgaggttcgggaagaagggcaagttgagccctcggtatatagggccttttgaggtgcttgagaggattggagaggtggcttataagccTGCATTGCCACCTAGTCTATTGAGTGTTCATCTtgtatttcatgtttccatgtTACGAAAGTATGTTGgcaatccatctcatgttttTGGACATCAGCActttcagttggatggtgatttgacatatgatgtggagccagtggccaGTTTTGATcggcaggttcaaaagttgaggtcaaagaatgtAGCTTCAATGAAGGTGCAATGGAGAG